In Flavobacterium endoglycinae, one DNA window encodes the following:
- a CDS encoding transthyretin-like family protein, with amino-acid sequence MRNIFKGSLKGYVCEDCREEISEVEILIYHPYKRTNTAAQAATNEKDDFRFVSKDEIKQRAELLVYKAKTDAKGNFAIEIDERYLDASFDVDFVCGSVPPKHPKPKKNEIVQLHIATISIREELAKQAKDQNYRWEYAIAYKWWCYIRGHFFDAWTICGHLMNCRTNTPIANAKVTAMDADFLTDDNLGTATTDSNGHFRIDYTSADFKKTFLSPWINVETDPNFLSFQSGPDVYFKAELAGTQLIDETKANARKNVGYCLCVNLCSDVNVVNPDDPNFPSAWTGIGNAFSSSYGSSSYDFDADGYAGSGKHVIYSIIRLTGQAALKSASGNPIEYRFRISDTTAPNNTASLAESNFTKIVGVTPGLFYPSIVSKLTRKVYSFILNDIFVYSDQSDFDAEGWFDVNHAIERTLTAVGLTPADLALYNIIEEDTLISLNTTALTTAPNVPGGIKAGQNIPAANKIGLEKFAIRFEIREVINKAANIFGVIGGNGKTLNSVIMNNNPIYRQLSFKELDETSLCSPISGTIHARYTVYHPYLSGCSLHLNNNSHSVERDISDGVINTLPAVDERTNNSSQLNNPPADMTRCTYTLKLYSSTRKHNGDYGDSDGGTPLEQIFFYEA; translated from the coding sequence ATGAGAAATATTTTTAAAGGTTCCTTAAAAGGATATGTGTGTGAGGATTGTCGTGAAGAAATATCTGAAGTTGAAATTTTAATTTATCATCCATACAAAAGAACGAACACTGCCGCTCAAGCAGCTACCAATGAAAAAGACGATTTTCGTTTTGTTTCAAAAGATGAAATAAAGCAAAGAGCAGAATTACTCGTTTACAAAGCAAAAACGGATGCAAAAGGTAATTTTGCGATCGAAATTGATGAAAGATATCTTGATGCTAGTTTTGATGTTGATTTTGTATGCGGTTCTGTTCCCCCTAAACATCCAAAACCAAAAAAAAATGAAATTGTACAGCTTCATATAGCTACGATATCAATACGTGAAGAATTGGCAAAGCAGGCAAAAGACCAAAATTATCGTTGGGAATATGCTATTGCGTATAAATGGTGGTGTTACATTCGCGGACATTTTTTTGACGCTTGGACAATCTGTGGTCATTTAATGAACTGCAGAACCAATACTCCAATTGCCAATGCAAAAGTGACAGCAATGGATGCCGATTTTTTAACCGATGATAATCTAGGAACTGCTACAACTGATTCTAACGGACATTTTAGAATTGATTATACTTCTGCCGACTTCAAAAAAACTTTTCTTTCCCCATGGATTAATGTAGAAACTGATCCTAATTTTCTTTCTTTTCAAAGCGGACCTGATGTCTATTTTAAAGCCGAATTAGCAGGAACACAATTAATTGACGAAACCAAAGCCAATGCACGCAAAAATGTGGGGTATTGTTTATGTGTGAATTTATGCTCTGATGTAAATGTCGTAAATCCTGACGATCCTAATTTCCCAAGTGCATGGACAGGAATTGGAAATGCTTTCAGTTCATCTTATGGATCAAGCAGTTACGATTTTGATGCCGATGGTTATGCTGGATCTGGCAAACATGTTATCTATTCGATTATTAGATTAACGGGACAGGCGGCGTTAAAATCAGCTTCGGGGAATCCAATTGAATATCGTTTTAGAATCAGTGATACTACAGCACCAAATAATACAGCTAGTTTAGCCGAATCTAATTTCACCAAAATTGTGGGTGTTACGCCAGGATTATTTTATCCAAGCATAGTTTCAAAATTAACCCGAAAAGTATATTCGTTCATTCTTAATGACATTTTTGTATACAGCGATCAGAGTGATTTTGATGCCGAAGGCTGGTTTGACGTAAATCATGCTATTGAAAGAACTTTAACTGCAGTAGGATTGACACCTGCCGATTTAGCTCTTTATAATATTATTGAAGAAGATACGCTGATTTCATTAAATACAACAGCACTGACAACAGCACCAAATGTTCCTGGCGGTATTAAAGCAGGGCAGAATATTCCAGCAGCTAATAAAATTGGATTAGAAAAATTTGCCATCCGATTTGAGATTAGAGAAGTAATCAACAAAGCAGCCAACATTTTTGGCGTTATTGGCGGAAACGGAAAAACACTTAATTCTGTTATCATGAATAACAATCCAATATACAGACAATTATCTTTTAAAGAATTGGACGAAACCAGTCTTTGCAGTCCAATAAGCGGCACTATACATGCGAGATATACCGTTTATCATCCGTATTTATCAGGTTGCAGCCTGCATTTAAATAATAACAGTCATTCGGTAGAAAGAGATATTTCAGATGGGGTAATAAATACTCTTCCGGCAGTTGACGAAAGAACCAATAACAGTTCACAGCTCAACAATCCGCCGGCCGATATGACTCGTTGTACGTATACTTTAAAATTGTATTCGTCTACCAGAAAACACAATGGTGATTATGGGGATTCTGATGGCGGCACACCATTGGAACAAATTTTCTTCTACGAAGCGTAG
- the der gene encoding ribosome biogenesis GTPase Der, with protein MSNNIVAIVGRPNVGKSTLFNRLIQRREAIVDSVSGVTRDRNYGKSEWNGKEFSVIDTGGYVRGSDDVFEGEIRKQVELAIDEADVIIFVVDVEEGITPMDETVAKLLRKVTKPVLLAVNKVDNAMREKDAVEFYNLGLGEYYTFASISGSGTGDLLDALIEAFPEKPEPVTPEVELPRFAVVGRPNAGKSSFINALIGKDRYIVTDIAGTTRDAIDTKFDRFGFEFNLVDTAGIRRKAKVKEDLEFYSVMRSVRAIEHADICILVIDATRGFEGQDQSIFWLAEKNRKGVVILVNKWDLVEKDTMSTRDYEEKIKKELMPFTDVPILFVSALTKQRLLKALEATVQVFENRKQRIPTSKFNEYMLKVIEAYPPPAMKGKYVKIKYCMQLPTATPQFVFFANLPQYVKEPYKRYLENKIRDNWDFAGVPIDIYIREK; from the coding sequence ATGAGTAATAACATTGTTGCGATAGTAGGAAGACCTAATGTGGGGAAATCGACCCTGTTTAATAGGCTGATACAAAGAAGAGAAGCTATTGTAGATTCAGTATCTGGGGTTACCCGTGATAGAAACTATGGTAAAAGCGAGTGGAACGGAAAAGAGTTTTCTGTCATTGATACAGGTGGATATGTTCGAGGGTCTGATGACGTTTTCGAAGGTGAAATCCGCAAACAAGTTGAGCTTGCTATCGACGAAGCCGATGTTATTATTTTTGTGGTGGATGTTGAAGAAGGAATCACACCAATGGATGAAACGGTTGCAAAATTGCTGCGTAAAGTAACAAAACCAGTTTTATTGGCTGTAAATAAGGTTGATAACGCAATGCGCGAAAAAGACGCTGTTGAATTTTATAATCTTGGTTTAGGCGAATATTATACTTTCGCCAGTATTTCTGGAAGTGGCACAGGAGATTTATTAGATGCTTTAATTGAAGCTTTCCCAGAAAAACCAGAGCCAGTTACACCAGAAGTTGAATTGCCTCGCTTTGCAGTTGTAGGTCGTCCAAACGCTGGAAAATCTAGTTTCATCAACGCTTTGATTGGTAAAGATCGTTATATTGTTACCGATATTGCTGGAACAACTCGCGACGCTATTGATACAAAATTTGATCGTTTTGGTTTTGAATTTAATTTGGTTGATACTGCTGGAATTCGCCGTAAAGCAAAAGTTAAAGAAGATTTAGAATTTTATTCTGTAATGCGTTCTGTAAGAGCAATTGAGCATGCAGATATTTGTATATTGGTTATCGACGCAACACGTGGATTTGAAGGTCAGGATCAGAGTATTTTCTGGTTGGCTGAAAAAAACCGTAAAGGTGTTGTAATCTTAGTAAACAAATGGGATTTGGTAGAAAAAGATACCATGTCTACTCGTGATTACGAAGAGAAAATCAAGAAAGAATTAATGCCTTTTACAGATGTGCCCATTTTATTCGTTTCTGCTTTAACCAAGCAGCGTTTATTGAAAGCGCTTGAAGCTACAGTTCAGGTTTTCGAAAATAGAAAACAAAGAATTCCAACTTCTAAATTCAACGAATATATGTTGAAAGTAATTGAAGCTTATCCGCCGCCGGCTATGAAAGGGAAATATGTGAAAATCAAGTATTGTATGCAGTTACCAACTGCAACGCCGCAGTTTGTGTTTTTTGCAAACTTACCACAATACGTAAAAGAACCATACAAACGTTATTTAGAAAATAAAATTCGTGATAATTGGGATTTTGCAGGAGTGCCAATCGATATTTACATTAGAGAAAAATAA
- the era gene encoding GTPase Era — protein MSHKAGFVNIIGNPNVGKSTLMNAFVGERLSIITSKAQTTRHRILGIVNGEDFQLVLSDTPGIIKPAYEMQESMMNFVKSAFEDADILIYMVEIGEQNLKDEDFFKKIYHAKIPVLLLLNKIDNSNQEQLEEQVAFWKEKVPNAEIFPISALQNFNVPEVFGRIIELLPESPPYYPKDQLTDKPERFFVNETIREKILLNYSKEIPYAVEIVTEEFHETDAIIRIRSVIMVERDTQKGIIIGHKGAALKKVGTDARTDLEKFFGKQIHLELYVKVNKNWRSNANMLKRFGYNQ, from the coding sequence ATGTCACATAAAGCAGGTTTCGTAAATATCATCGGAAATCCAAATGTTGGAAAATCAACTCTAATGAATGCCTTCGTTGGAGAAAGATTATCAATCATTACCTCAAAAGCACAAACAACACGTCATAGAATTCTCGGAATTGTGAACGGAGAAGATTTTCAATTGGTATTATCAGACACTCCCGGAATTATAAAACCAGCTTACGAAATGCAGGAGTCGATGATGAACTTCGTCAAATCGGCTTTTGAAGATGCTGACATTTTAATATATATGGTTGAAATAGGGGAGCAGAACTTAAAAGATGAAGATTTCTTCAAGAAAATCTATCATGCTAAAATCCCTGTTTTACTACTTTTAAACAAAATTGATAATTCAAATCAAGAACAATTAGAAGAACAAGTTGCTTTTTGGAAAGAAAAAGTGCCAAATGCTGAAATTTTCCCAATCTCAGCGCTTCAGAATTTTAATGTACCGGAAGTTTTCGGTAGAATTATCGAATTATTACCAGAATCACCTCCTTATTACCCAAAAGATCAATTAACCGATAAACCGGAACGTTTCTTTGTGAATGAAACCATTCGTGAAAAAATCTTATTGAATTACAGTAAAGAAATTCCATATGCAGTTGAAATTGTAACAGAAGAGTTTCATGAAACAGATGCTATTATCAGAATTCGTTCTGTAATTATGGTGGAACGCGATACACAAAAAGGAATCATCATTGGACATAAAGGTGCCGCTTTGAAAAAAGTAGGAACAGATGCCCGTACTGACTTAGAGAAATTCTTCGGAAAACAAATTCATCTTGAACTTTATGTAAAAGTGAATAAAAACTGGAGAAGCAATGCGAATATGCTGAAGAGATTCGGATATAATCAATAG
- a CDS encoding AraC family transcriptional regulator, producing MKQKETIREFYTNHGQEYPKTGQFNVYRREEFACDNTSLPPNRRDFYKISLVTKGTGIMSYADKSINIDKPAITFLNPLIPYSWQPTSENQTGFFCLFTEDFVNSSLKNENLSQSALFKVGGNHIFFLNEESLKLLEGIFENMTQEICSVYTNKYDLLRSYVQIIMHEAMKMQSPETFYQPTNAAERISMMFLELLERQFPIDSPSQTLKLKTANEFAAQLNLHTNTLNRALKESTGKTTSEWIAETLLKEAKALLKFSSWDIAEIAYSLGFEHSSNFIIFFKKQTNETPNQFRKTSVSIS from the coding sequence ATGAAACAAAAAGAAACAATTAGAGAATTTTACACCAATCACGGGCAAGAATATCCCAAAACAGGACAATTCAATGTATACCGTAGAGAGGAATTTGCTTGCGATAATACGTCTTTACCACCTAACCGTAGAGATTTTTATAAAATCTCACTTGTTACAAAAGGTACAGGAATTATGAGTTATGCAGATAAATCAATAAATATTGACAAACCCGCGATTACGTTTCTTAATCCGCTTATTCCCTATTCATGGCAGCCAACTTCTGAAAATCAAACAGGTTTTTTCTGTCTTTTCACTGAAGATTTTGTAAACTCCTCATTAAAAAACGAAAACCTTTCGCAGTCAGCATTATTCAAAGTAGGCGGCAATCATATATTCTTTCTCAATGAAGAAAGTTTAAAACTTTTGGAAGGCATTTTTGAAAATATGACTCAGGAAATCTGTTCCGTATATACCAATAAATATGATTTATTGAGAAGTTATGTGCAAATTATCATGCACGAAGCTATGAAAATGCAATCACCAGAAACTTTTTACCAACCTACCAATGCTGCAGAACGTATTAGCATGATGTTTTTGGAATTATTAGAAAGACAATTTCCTATTGATTCCCCAAGTCAAACATTGAAACTTAAAACAGCTAATGAATTTGCTGCACAACTCAATTTACATACCAATACTCTAAACAGAGCATTAAAAGAAAGTACAGGCAAAACCACTTCTGAATGGATTGCAGAAACACTGCTTAAAGAAGCAAAAGCATTATTAAAATTCAGCAGTTGGGATATAGCAGAAATAGCATATAGTTTAGGCTTTGAACACTCATCTAATTTTATTATTTTCTTCAAAAAACAAACCAACGAAACTCCTAATCAATTTAGAAAAACAAGCGTTTCTATTTCATAA
- a CDS encoding zinc-dependent alcohol dehydrogenase family protein, with protein MKAIQLNSYGIEHLKTVEVPTPEINENEVLVRTTAVSLQYLDLLTVENSFGFNIPLPFIPVSEGVGVVETVGKNVTRWKKGDRVLIPFITRWEAGKITSYHNALRTGMQTSGTLAEFTVQPENTLVRTPQNLTDEEATSLSIAGLTAWAMLVTQANIKAGQTILIQGSGGVSLFALQIAKMSGLKVIATTGSKEKEHKLKALGADEVINYNDFLEWSNEVKRLNNNTGVDITLDVAGNKTIEQSILSVKEHGFVGLVGFMSGSKLTFDVFPLIINYIRLQGYSVGNAQELEELVNAIEKNNIKPVIDSIYSIEQTQEAFLKLKSGNAFGKIVIKF; from the coding sequence ATGAAAGCAATACAATTAAACAGTTATGGCATCGAACATTTAAAAACAGTAGAAGTTCCAACGCCAGAAATAAACGAAAATGAAGTATTAGTAAGAACTACAGCAGTTTCATTGCAATACTTGGACTTACTTACAGTTGAAAACAGTTTCGGCTTTAACATTCCTCTACCATTTATTCCTGTTTCGGAAGGTGTGGGTGTTGTAGAAACCGTAGGAAAGAATGTTACACGCTGGAAGAAAGGCGACCGTGTTCTTATTCCATTTATTACACGTTGGGAAGCAGGGAAAATCACTTCCTATCATAATGCTTTAAGAACAGGTATGCAGACTTCTGGAACTTTAGCAGAATTTACTGTACAACCCGAAAACACATTAGTTCGTACTCCTCAAAATCTTACGGATGAAGAAGCCACTTCCCTATCTATTGCAGGATTGACTGCTTGGGCAATGCTAGTAACTCAAGCCAATATAAAAGCCGGACAAACGATCCTAATACAAGGAAGTGGCGGTGTTTCTTTGTTTGCTTTACAAATTGCAAAAATGTCGGGATTGAAAGTTATTGCTACCACAGGAAGCAAGGAAAAAGAGCATAAACTAAAAGCATTAGGAGCTGATGAAGTTATTAATTATAACGACTTTCTCGAATGGAGCAATGAAGTAAAACGTTTAAACAACAATACTGGTGTGGATATTACTCTTGATGTAGCTGGAAACAAAACAATCGAGCAAAGTATTCTTTCTGTTAAAGAGCATGGTTTTGTAGGCTTAGTGGGATTTATGTCTGGCAGCAAACTTACTTTTGACGTCTTCCCCTTAATTATAAACTATATCCGTTTGCAGGGCTATTCTGTAGGGAATGCACAGGAATTAGAAGAGTTGGTCAATGCTATTGAAAAAAACAACATTAAACCTGTCATAGATAGCATTTATTCCATAGAACAAACACAAGAAGCATTTTTAAAATTGAAATCAGGGAATGCTTTCGGAAAAATAGTCATCAAATTTTAA
- a CDS encoding NHL repeat-containing protein: MKIRNIVLIIFVCIKFNGYPQQIINGFAMPESVTSDGKRYFVSNQGQDVFSKDGDGFISEISEDGKLIKLKFLPQKGVLNAPKGLTIANNILYVADMERIVGFDINTRKTVFELTIPDAIVLNDICRLENDFIGVTETISGNIYKINTKDKSVEIIGNLSAANGINYNKKTKQLVVCTNGKNYGEGSVYIKTGNGIFKELPNIANGFFDGIEWIDDNHLLISDWVTFPVKDFGKLWIYDLFRPDKPNILYRRKYC, translated from the coding sequence ATGAAAATAAGAAATATAGTCTTGATAATCTTTGTATGCATCAAATTTAACGGTTACCCGCAACAGATTATCAACGGTTTTGCAATGCCTGAAAGCGTAACATCAGATGGCAAACGCTATTTTGTTTCCAATCAAGGACAAGATGTTTTCAGCAAAGATGGAGATGGTTTTATAAGTGAAATATCGGAAGACGGAAAACTAATCAAACTGAAGTTTTTACCACAAAAAGGGGTTTTAAATGCCCCTAAAGGGTTAACAATAGCAAACAACATATTATACGTTGCAGATATGGAGCGCATTGTTGGCTTTGATATCAATACAAGAAAAACAGTATTTGAACTCACTATACCAGATGCAATAGTTTTAAATGATATTTGTAGGTTAGAAAATGATTTTATTGGTGTTACAGAAACGATTTCAGGCAATATCTACAAGATAAACACTAAAGACAAATCAGTTGAAATAATTGGTAATTTATCTGCTGCAAACGGAATAAACTACAACAAAAAAACGAAACAATTAGTGGTTTGCACCAATGGTAAAAACTATGGAGAAGGTTCGGTTTACATTAAAACAGGAAATGGAATATTTAAAGAGTTACCTAATATTGCTAATGGATTTTTTGACGGTATAGAATGGATAGATGACAACCATTTGTTAATTTCAGATTGGGTAACATTTCCCGTAAAAGACTTTGGAAAATTATGGATTTACGATTTATTTAGACCAGACAAGCCAAACATACTTTACAGGCGAAAGTATTGCTGA
- the budA gene encoding acetolactate decarboxylase — protein MENYGFTIYLDQTSQTYFTGESIADIYYNSATKKIYMPQMFHNRVIIEEKDKITSTEQSKNNILYNYGIIDAFIGGLYKGSLPIKELKLKGDFGIAAPDMLDGELTMLNGKVYQTKATGEVNVVDNEYKTPLSTVTFFEANMTFYVNNATEQKDLLETIENRLTNKNVMYAVKITGDFSNMRTRAFPPVKEEPFPALSTILDRQQFFNIQNTKGTLVGYHLPEYLNGIQMSGFHFHFLSADTKKGGHVLDFKGMNLKIEIAELKSFEFETPTTNDFQNFQFRKKHNEDLERIEQGK, from the coding sequence TTGGAAAATTATGGATTTACGATTTATTTAGACCAGACAAGCCAAACATACTTTACAGGCGAAAGTATTGCTGATATTTATTACAATTCTGCTACTAAAAAAATCTATATGCCTCAAATGTTTCACAATAGGGTGATAATCGAGGAAAAAGACAAGATAACATCAACTGAACAATCAAAAAACAATATATTATATAATTATGGTATTATCGACGCTTTTATCGGAGGACTTTACAAAGGCTCATTACCTATCAAAGAATTAAAACTGAAAGGAGATTTTGGTATTGCAGCTCCAGATATGCTAGATGGCGAATTAACTATGCTTAATGGAAAAGTTTACCAGACAAAAGCCACAGGCGAAGTAAATGTAGTAGACAACGAATACAAAACACCTTTATCAACAGTTACTTTTTTCGAGGCAAATATGACATTCTATGTAAACAATGCTACAGAACAAAAGGATTTATTGGAAACTATTGAAAACCGATTAACAAATAAAAATGTAATGTATGCTGTAAAGATTACAGGCGATTTTAGCAATATGAGAACTAGGGCGTTTCCACCAGTAAAGGAAGAACCTTTTCCTGCGCTTTCCACAATTTTAGATAGGCAGCAATTTTTCAACATCCAAAATACCAAAGGAACATTGGTTGGCTATCATCTACCAGAATATTTGAATGGAATACAAATGAGCGGTTTCCATTTTCATTTTCTTTCAGCAGACACCAAAAAAGGAGGACACGTTTTAGATTTTAAGGGCATGAATTTAAAAATCGAAATTGCCGAACTAAAAAGTTTTGAATTTGAAACACCAACAACCAATGATTTTCAAAATTTCCAATTCAGAAAAAAACATAATGAAGACTTGGAACGTATTGAGCAGGGGAAGTAA
- a CDS encoding Ppx/GppA phosphatase family protein produces the protein MLKKNKPHVLFFILLNLFFSITLFSQKSIYAGIEIGRRAIKVSVIDVNNIRKADYKILSFSTERIPFADHIAATGALPQEDINRASVVVSDQLKKIRADYKILEENIFIVAAPVFQSARNAEALKTKIATLTNKELEILEANEEAKTLVKGAMPPVDYASAFLLDIGAQTTKGGYIDELKDNKLEFVPLELDFGTMTLTDAVQKTVLNQSQANDMLTYQEKSFDYNTILRKKTKELFDANPPLTKKNKIYLSGGAVWAFSTLFYNENVKEHYITLTLQDVIDYDAILKNNFTKFTTLAKTNSEAARVLSTYDQKYLISANNILLTCLESIPELESKKVYFVKEGQVTWLISFIADRSKKVNTNF, from the coding sequence ATGCTTAAAAAAAACAAACCCCACGTTCTATTTTTCATTCTTTTAAATTTATTTTTTAGTATCACATTATTCTCTCAAAAAAGCATTTATGCGGGAATTGAAATTGGTCGCCGAGCTATAAAAGTTTCAGTTATAGACGTAAACAATATTAGAAAGGCCGATTACAAAATTCTTTCTTTCTCAACTGAAAGAATCCCTTTTGCCGATCATATTGCTGCTACGGGAGCACTTCCTCAGGAAGACATCAACAGAGCCAGTGTTGTAGTATCTGACCAATTGAAAAAAATCAGAGCTGATTATAAAATTCTTGAAGAAAATATCTTTATCGTTGCAGCTCCTGTTTTTCAATCTGCACGAAATGCTGAGGCTTTAAAAACTAAAATCGCCACTCTAACCAACAAAGAACTTGAAATCCTTGAGGCTAATGAAGAAGCAAAAACATTAGTTAAAGGTGCCATGCCTCCCGTTGATTATGCTAGTGCTTTTCTTCTTGATATTGGAGCTCAAACTACTAAAGGCGGTTACATTGATGAACTTAAAGATAACAAACTAGAATTTGTTCCGCTAGAATTGGATTTTGGAACAATGACTTTAACTGATGCTGTTCAGAAAACCGTTTTAAATCAAAGTCAGGCAAATGATATGTTGACTTATCAAGAAAAGTCATTTGACTACAATACTATTCTACGTAAGAAAACAAAAGAGCTTTTTGATGCAAATCCTCCTTTGACAAAAAAGAATAAAATTTATTTATCTGGTGGTGCTGTATGGGCATTTTCAACACTATTTTACAATGAAAACGTTAAAGAACATTATATTACTTTAACCCTGCAAGATGTAATTGATTATGATGCGATTTTGAAAAACAATTTCACCAAATTTACGACCCTAGCCAAAACCAATTCAGAAGCGGCAAGAGTTTTAAGCACTTACGATCAAAAATATCTTATTTCTGCGAACAACATTTTGCTGACTTGTTTAGAAAGTATTCCAGAATTGGAGTCTAAAAAAGTGTATTTTGTAAAAGAAGGACAAGTAACATGGCTTATCTCATTTATTGCAGATCGTTCTAAAAAAGTAAATACTAATTTTTAA
- a CDS encoding leucine-rich repeat domain-containing protein, which produces MKLNCAVIFITIVISQNLIAQKIKFKDENLKISLIEQGYDFNKDNEIEVSEIDTVIKLKITKKNIKMLDDLVHFKSLKAFNAMNNQIRNIDVFFNNSNIEEIYIGENNLGKKLILKNMPKLRGLYAFRNGLSELVLINTSNIESLYLQGNIFEKIILDKLPKLKTLQLSENGNLKMINVEKNVELVQLYLNSTKIEKLDISNNPLLKTLYIDNGVNLLKSEKQSMIKPMQSIKVSN; this is translated from the coding sequence ATGAAATTAAACTGTGCTGTAATATTTATTACAATTGTTATTTCGCAAAATTTAATTGCGCAAAAAATTAAGTTTAAAGATGAGAATCTTAAGATAAGTTTGATTGAACAAGGTTACGATTTTAATAAAGATAACGAAATAGAGGTATCAGAAATTGATACTGTTATTAAATTAAAAATAACTAAAAAGAACATTAAAATGTTAGATGATTTAGTACATTTTAAGAGTCTGAAAGCTTTTAATGCAATGAATAATCAAATAAGAAATATCGATGTCTTTTTTAACAATTCCAATATCGAAGAAATATATATCGGTGAGAACAATCTGGGAAAAAAACTCATATTAAAAAATATGCCAAAATTACGGGGGCTTTATGCTTTTAGAAATGGCTTAAGTGAACTGGTTTTAATTAATACTTCTAATATCGAGTCGTTGTATCTACAAGGAAATATATTTGAAAAAATTATCTTGGATAAACTTCCTAAGCTAAAAACTTTGCAGTTATCTGAAAATGGTAATTTAAAGATGATAAATGTTGAAAAAAATGTTGAACTTGTTCAGCTCTATCTTAATTCTACTAAAATTGAAAAACTAGATATTTCTAACAATCCTCTATTGAAAACACTCTACATTGATAATGGAGTTAATTTATTAAAATCAGAAAAACAGAGCATGATTAAACCTATGCAGAGTATTAAAGTATCAAATTAG